Proteins from a single region of Abyssalbus ytuae:
- a CDS encoding 6-bladed beta-propeller: MKKIIFIVLTGYIIISFSCNNRKIEKDLPAIHINKKNIQEAGNLDTIIQSVEFVALETNDTSLIKEVSEVINIGDSILVGDFKLGKVLIFSPEGNLISMFKNTGKGPGEYVRIDDMTYDYIRNEILIIDIGLKNILRYDLKGNYISSQKINTKNAGMFMEWFNNSFVFYCHNFVLQDHPNENVIITDQNQQYINSAAIIPKPIENLSFWGNKNMSISDSLLYVQPCFNDTIFSINRKNLIKPALLINTSPEFNIKKSRLWKRGFTNIIEFHEYARKNNYIYQTSDFMALPNNLIFRYYTNKGYSLVVYSKKNNTTTIYDKPTFTLDNFIFNPVGKIKDKVITVIEPSDKIDKLNKYLKRPVDLNSNPVLCFIEIKK, encoded by the coding sequence ATGAAAAAAATTATTTTTATTGTTTTAACAGGATATATAATTATCAGCTTTTCGTGTAACAATAGAAAAATTGAGAAAGATCTCCCAGCTATACATATAAATAAAAAAAACATACAGGAAGCAGGAAATTTAGATACAATTATTCAAAGTGTAGAATTCGTGGCACTTGAAACTAATGACACATCACTCATTAAAGAGGTGTCCGAAGTCATTAATATTGGAGATTCAATATTAGTTGGAGATTTCAAGTTAGGAAAGGTATTAATTTTTTCCCCGGAAGGAAATCTCATATCAATGTTTAAAAACACAGGTAAAGGCCCCGGAGAGTATGTGAGAATTGACGATATGACTTATGATTACATAAGAAACGAAATACTAATTATAGATATAGGACTAAAAAACATTTTAAGATACGATTTAAAGGGGAATTATATAAGCTCGCAGAAAATTAACACGAAAAATGCCGGGATGTTTATGGAATGGTTTAATAATTCATTTGTATTCTACTGCCATAACTTTGTTTTACAAGATCATCCAAATGAGAATGTTATTATTACAGATCAAAATCAGCAATACATTAATTCTGCTGCAATTATACCAAAACCTATTGAAAACCTTTCCTTTTGGGGAAATAAAAATATGTCAATATCTGATAGTTTATTATATGTACAACCGTGTTTTAACGACACCATCTTTTCTATAAACAGAAAAAATTTAATAAAGCCTGCCCTCCTAATCAACACAAGCCCCGAATTCAACATTAAAAAATCAAGATTGTGGAAGCGTGGGTTTACTAATATCATAGAGTTTCATGAGTATGCCAGAAAGAATAATTACATTTATCAGACAAGTGATTTTATGGCACTCCCTAATAATTTAATATTTAGATACTACACCAATAAAGGCTACTCATTGGTTGTTTATTCAAAGAAAAACAACACCACCACCATATATGATAAACCTACTTTTACATTAGACAATTTCATCTTTAATCCTGTAGGCAAAATAAAAGATAAAGTAATTACAGTTATAGAACCTTCAGATAAAATAGATAAGCTAAACAAATATTTAAAAAGACCTGTTGATTTAAATAGCAATCCCGTGCTGTGTTTCATCGAGATTAAGAAATAA
- a CDS encoding helix-turn-helix domain-containing protein: MTELGQYLSKKSASKAGISKKTGISKSRLSELTLNPSTQLRAWELYLIALALDVDPGEMFKDIFNKLKLPNE, from the coding sequence ATGACAGAACTCGGGCAATATCTATCAAAAAAATCAGCAAGTAAGGCAGGTATTTCCAAAAAGACCGGAATTAGTAAATCCAGGCTCAGTGAACTGACTCTTAATCCATCCACTCAACTAAGAGCATGGGAACTATACCTAATTGCATTAGCATTAGATGTAGATCCTGGAGAAATGTTCAAAGACATTTTTAATAAATTAAAACTACCTAATGAATAA
- a CDS encoding SymE family type I addiction module toxin yields the protein MKKIKIQPKHRRRTYDEIWIPEIKIEGKWLEKLGFKQGKHVKVEWKHKKLIITLIEDEEKAGHKRNSYIRR from the coding sequence ATGAAAAAAATTAAAATCCAGCCCAAACATCGCAGAAGAACCTATGATGAAATATGGATTCCAGAAATCAAAATAGAAGGTAAATGGTTGGAAAAGCTGGGTTTTAAGCAAGGAAAGCATGTGAAAGTGGAATGGAAACACAAAAAATTGATAATTACTCTAATTGAAGATGAAGAAAAAGCCGGCCACAAACGTAATAGTTACATAAGACGCTAA
- a CDS encoding helix-turn-helix transcriptional regulator — MSKQRYNRIKIVLAEKEKSAKWLADELGKDKSTVSRWCTNDMQPSVETFYEIAKILDIEVRELFVPSKDS, encoded by the coding sequence ATGTCAAAACAACGGTACAATAGGATCAAAATAGTTCTTGCTGAGAAGGAGAAGTCTGCCAAATGGTTAGCCGATGAGTTGGGCAAAGATAAATCTACAGTTTCTCGTTGGTGTACTAACGATATGCAGCCCTCAGTTGAAACATTTTATGAAATTGCTAAGATTTTGGATATTGAAGTTAGAGAGTTGTTTGTTCCGTCTAAAGATAGTTAG
- a CDS encoding DUF1828 domain-containing protein, whose amino-acid sequence MNWINSYVDDYYSWLREKTFIQQGPTTDWFLINTPFVGAFNDSIEIYARKDGEKLILSDNGETMANLELQGLHIQGSKKRRDLLDSILLNYGIHSESNELFIETNLENFSQSKHNFLSAIIEVNDLYVLSNNNVASIFKEDVRNYLDSQDIIYTPDFISKGATGLEFNFDFQIAKKNKEIVIKSFNTIHKQNLSTFLFSWEDIKPVREKTTKKDVSAIAVINDIDKQIKTEYLDALKAKNADFILWSERDSGKNKGLLAA is encoded by the coding sequence GTGAATTGGATTAACTCATATGTAGACGATTATTATAGTTGGTTAAGAGAAAAAACTTTTATCCAACAGGGACCTACTACCGATTGGTTTCTTATAAATACCCCTTTTGTAGGAGCATTTAATGATTCTATTGAAATTTATGCAAGAAAAGACGGAGAAAAATTAATTCTGAGTGATAATGGAGAGACAATGGCTAACCTTGAACTTCAAGGGTTGCACATTCAAGGCTCAAAAAAAAGAAGAGATTTATTAGATTCGATTCTTTTAAATTATGGAATACATTCCGAAAGTAACGAGCTTTTTATCGAGACGAATTTGGAGAATTTCTCACAATCCAAACATAATTTTTTATCTGCAATTATTGAAGTTAATGATCTCTATGTTTTATCCAATAACAATGTTGCCTCAATTTTTAAAGAAGATGTTAGAAATTATTTAGACTCTCAAGACATTATTTATACCCCTGATTTTATTTCCAAAGGAGCAACAGGGTTAGAATTCAATTTTGATTTTCAAATTGCCAAAAAAAATAAAGAAATAGTAATCAAGTCATTTAATACCATTCACAAACAGAATTTGTCAACATTTCTATTTTCGTGGGAGGATATAAAACCTGTACGAGAAAAAACTACAAAAAAAGATGTAAGCGCTATTGCTGTTATTAATGATATTGACAAGCAAATAAAAACTGAATACCTTGATGCTCTAAAAGCAAAAAATGCTGATTTTATTCTTTGGTCAGAGAGAGATTCGGGGAAAAACAAAGGACTTCTTGCTGCTTAA
- a CDS encoding DUF6978 family protein: MTNQQAEYLMKLEKVLSDPIQTIDLRNKKNRLELISHQDSEYNFWVEITSNHKIILKTSIHHLESNTFIGLVRIDFKGTHQNPEGIKDTLPGYLKPYAGKWFDPTEHHMHVFVEGYKPLAWAIPLAAIKFPIKEINEVSDLTDLITTFAELINLKSRINIQQAIL; this comes from the coding sequence TTGACAAATCAGCAAGCTGAATATCTGATGAAATTAGAAAAAGTCTTATCTGATCCCATTCAGACAATTGACTTGCGGAATAAAAAGAATAGATTGGAATTAATTTCTCATCAAGATTCCGAATATAATTTTTGGGTGGAAATAACCTCAAATCACAAAATAATACTTAAAACATCAATCCATCATCTTGAAAGCAACACATTTATAGGGCTTGTAAGAATTGATTTTAAAGGGACTCATCAAAACCCAGAAGGGATAAAAGACACTCTTCCAGGTTATCTTAAACCATATGCAGGCAAATGGTTTGATCCGACCGAACATCATATGCACGTATTTGTAGAGGGTTATAAGCCTCTTGCTTGGGCTATTCCACTGGCTGCCATTAAATTTCCAATTAAAGAAATTAACGAAGTGTCTGACTTAACTGATTTAATAACTACCTTCGCAGAATTAATAAACCTAAAATCCCGAATTAATATTCAACAAGCAATATTGTGA
- a CDS encoding 2-hydroxyacid dehydrogenase, with translation MKVLHLDTNHSLLIEQLNNLGFINDEDYTSPKHKVEAIIKEYDGIIIRSRFKIDKQFLDKASNLKFIGRVGAGLENIDCNYAESKGVKLLAAPEGNRNAVGEHALGMILSLFNNFKKANKDVKKGKWSREENRGVELDGKTVGIIGYGNTGKAFAKKLRGFDVKVLCHDILDNVGNENAQQVSLEELQQNADILSLHVPETPETIGMINKDFINAFEKNFWFINTARGKSVVTAHLAEALREGKIKGAGLDVLEYEKTSFEDLFMDDVIPAPLRYLVKANNVIITPHVAGWTIESKEKLAQTIVDKIKEHFC, from the coding sequence ATGAAAGTACTCCATTTAGACACTAATCATTCCCTTTTAATCGAGCAATTAAACAATCTTGGCTTTATCAATGATGAAGACTATACGTCTCCCAAACATAAAGTTGAAGCAATTATAAAAGAATATGACGGTATAATTATCAGAAGCCGTTTTAAAATAGACAAACAATTTCTGGATAAAGCCTCTAACCTCAAATTCATAGGAAGAGTTGGAGCCGGATTAGAAAACATAGACTGTAATTACGCCGAAAGCAAAGGTGTAAAACTGCTTGCCGCTCCCGAAGGAAACAGAAACGCAGTAGGAGAACATGCTTTAGGCATGATCCTTTCCTTATTTAACAATTTTAAAAAAGCCAATAAAGATGTTAAAAAAGGAAAATGGTCAAGAGAAGAAAACCGCGGAGTAGAGTTAGACGGCAAAACCGTGGGAATTATAGGTTACGGAAATACCGGTAAAGCTTTTGCAAAAAAATTGCGCGGCTTTGATGTAAAAGTTCTGTGCCATGATATTCTTGATAATGTAGGCAATGAAAATGCACAACAAGTATCCCTGGAAGAACTTCAGCAAAACGCAGATATTCTCAGCCTGCATGTTCCGGAAACACCAGAAACAATAGGCATGATTAACAAAGATTTTATAAACGCTTTCGAAAAAAACTTCTGGTTTATAAATACAGCAAGAGGCAAAAGTGTGGTTACCGCTCATTTGGCCGAAGCATTAAGAGAAGGAAAAATAAAAGGTGCCGGACTTGATGTGTTAGAATATGAAAAAACTTCGTTTGAAGATTTATTTATGGATGATGTAATCCCCGCCCCCTTACGATACCTTGTTAAAGCAAACAATGTAATTATAACACCTCACGTAGCAGGATGGACCATTGAAAGCAAAGAAAAACTAGCCCAGACAATAGTAGACAAAATTAAAGAGCATTTTTGCTAA
- the mgtE gene encoding magnesium transporter, with the protein MTPFKLSDQLIEEIELLIESKNDTALQNMFGEFHYADVAEIIHELNLEEATYIIKLLESDKTSDVLAELDEDVREQILENMSAKEIAEELGELDTDDAADIIAELSRERAQEVIAQIEDEEHAKDIVELLRYDENSAGGLMAKELVKVNENWNVLKCVKEMRIQAEHVTRVHSIYVVDDDEKLKGRLSLKDLLTTSTKTQISEVYIPKVDYVKVTDKAEEVAKLMQKYDLEAVPVVDELGRLAGRITIDDIVDVIKEEADKDYQLAAGITQEVEADDSIIELTRARLPWLVLGLIGGLGSVFILEGFEEIMVNPSYRGLFFYTPLIAAMAGNVGVQSSAIIVQGLANDVVKGSLLNRLVKEVSLTLINGSVLACLIVIFGFLMDNPINFSLTIAISMMTVIVVAALIGTFIPIILHKKGIDPAIATGPFITTSNDIFGIFLFFYIAKLILGF; encoded by the coding sequence ATGACACCGTTTAAACTTAGCGATCAACTTATTGAGGAAATAGAACTCCTCATTGAAAGCAAAAATGATACAGCCCTGCAAAATATGTTTGGCGAGTTTCATTATGCCGATGTTGCTGAGATTATTCACGAACTCAATCTTGAAGAAGCCACTTATATTATAAAACTTCTTGAAAGCGATAAAACATCCGATGTACTTGCTGAATTAGATGAAGATGTACGCGAGCAGATTTTAGAAAATATGTCGGCCAAAGAAATTGCCGAAGAACTCGGGGAACTGGATACCGATGATGCCGCCGATATAATTGCAGAATTATCCAGGGAACGTGCACAGGAAGTTATAGCACAGATTGAGGACGAAGAACACGCCAAAGATATTGTAGAACTTTTACGTTACGATGAAAACTCTGCCGGTGGTTTAATGGCAAAAGAACTTGTAAAAGTCAATGAAAACTGGAATGTACTTAAATGTGTAAAAGAAATGCGCATCCAGGCCGAACACGTTACCAGGGTACATTCTATATATGTAGTTGATGATGATGAAAAATTAAAAGGCAGACTATCCTTAAAAGACCTGCTAACCACCTCAACAAAAACCCAGATAAGTGAGGTATACATCCCAAAGGTGGATTATGTAAAAGTAACAGATAAAGCAGAAGAAGTTGCCAAGCTTATGCAAAAGTACGACCTTGAAGCGGTTCCCGTAGTAGATGAACTGGGCAGGCTGGCAGGAAGAATTACTATTGATGATATAGTAGATGTTATAAAAGAAGAAGCCGACAAAGACTATCAGCTGGCAGCAGGTATTACCCAGGAAGTTGAGGCCGATGACAGCATTATAGAACTTACACGTGCCCGGCTTCCATGGCTCGTACTAGGCTTAATTGGAGGATTAGGAAGCGTATTCATTCTGGAAGGTTTTGAAGAAATTATGGTGAACCCAAGTTACAGAGGACTATTTTTCTACACCCCACTCATTGCGGCTATGGCAGGAAATGTAGGAGTGCAATCAAGTGCAATTATCGTACAGGGTTTAGCCAATGATGTAGTAAAAGGAAGCTTACTCAACCGCCTGGTAAAAGAAGTTAGTTTAACCCTTATAAACGGGTCCGTTCTTGCCTGCTTAATAGTAATTTTTGGATTTTTAATGGATAACCCTATAAATTTTAGCCTTACCATAGCCATTTCAATGATGACTGTTATCGTAGTAGCTGCCCTAATAGGCACTTTTATACCCATCATACTTCATAAAAAAGGCATAGACCCCGCTATAGCAACAGGCCCTTTTATAACAACAAGCAACGATATTTTCGGTATTTTTCTTTTCTTTTATATAGCAAAATTAATTTTAGGCTTTTAA
- the rsmA gene encoding 16S rRNA (adenine(1518)-N(6)/adenine(1519)-N(6))-dimethyltransferase RsmA, with protein MNQVRAKKHLGQHFLTDENIAKKIANTLTLKGYSDVLEIGPGMGVLTKYLLQKPVRVHVIEVDTESVRYLNAEFKVQNPEFNIIEGDFLKYDVRKAFEGKQFAIIGNFPYNISSQIVFKMLEMRSFIPEFAGMFQKEVAVRICQKEGSKTYGILSVLTQAFYDAEYLFEVSEKVFNPPPKVKSGVLRLKRKENHHLDCNEKLFFQVVKTAFQQRRKTLRNSLKTFNLSDNLKEDAIFGQRPEQLSVKKFIMLTQKIENDTV; from the coding sequence ATGAATCAAGTACGTGCAAAAAAACATTTAGGCCAGCATTTTTTAACCGACGAAAATATTGCAAAAAAAATAGCCAACACCCTCACCCTTAAAGGCTACAGCGATGTTTTGGAAATAGGCCCCGGAATGGGCGTTTTAACCAAATACTTACTCCAAAAGCCGGTAAGAGTACATGTTATAGAAGTAGATACGGAATCAGTACGGTATTTGAACGCTGAATTTAAAGTACAAAATCCTGAATTCAATATTATTGAAGGCGATTTTTTAAAATACGATGTCCGCAAAGCTTTCGAAGGCAAACAATTTGCAATCATAGGTAACTTTCCGTACAACATCTCTTCTCAAATTGTATTTAAAATGCTGGAAATGAGAAGCTTTATACCTGAGTTTGCAGGCATGTTTCAAAAAGAAGTTGCAGTAAGAATTTGCCAGAAAGAAGGCAGCAAAACCTATGGAATCCTTTCTGTCCTCACACAAGCCTTTTACGATGCCGAGTATTTATTTGAAGTATCCGAAAAAGTATTTAATCCCCCTCCAAAAGTTAAAAGCGGGGTTTTAAGATTAAAAAGAAAAGAAAACCATCATTTGGATTGTAACGAAAAACTGTTTTTTCAGGTGGTCAAAACAGCCTTTCAGCAACGAAGAAAAACATTGCGTAACAGTTTAAAAACATTCAACCTCTCTGATAATTTAAAAGAAGATGCTATCTTTGGGCAGCGCCCTGAACAGTTAAGTGTAAAGAAATTTATAATGCTTACTCAAAAGATAGAAAATGACACCGTTTAA
- a CDS encoding DUF4286 family protein: MYIYNVTSNIDESVHEKWVKWMKEQHIPDMLATGKFTNARMVKVMVKEETGGVTYSVQYITDSKQTLQKYYDENAETLRADTLRHFADKVLSFRTELEIISEH, from the coding sequence ATGTACATATACAACGTTACAAGTAACATAGACGAATCGGTTCATGAAAAATGGGTTAAGTGGATGAAAGAACAGCACATTCCCGATATGTTGGCTACAGGTAAATTTACTAACGCCCGCATGGTTAAGGTAATGGTAAAAGAAGAAACTGGAGGGGTTACATATTCGGTACAATACATCACTGACAGTAAACAAACCCTGCAAAAATATTATGACGAAAATGCGGAAACATTACGTGCCGATACCCTTAGACATTTTGCAGACAAAGTATTGTCGTTTAGAACCGAATTAGAAATCATCAGTGAACATTAA
- a CDS encoding tetratricopeptide repeat protein codes for MKRILFILLFIVYNISFSQDARLAKYYFDGGDYEKSLVYYEKLHNKYPLNTSHLFSLVFCYQQLEKYDEAEKILLKALANSKVNTPLLHIEIGYNYSLKSNDREADRNYEIALKSINENASYAYTVGNAFRKKSLLEYAIKAFKLGMAVNPDLNFNYDLAYIYGEMGDIEGMYNTYLDLIAYQQSYLGNVQRNIGRFISDEETGGNNQLLKKLLLKRVQSDPNLVWNELLSWLFIQQKHFSSAFAQEKAIYKRSDEASLNRIIELGLVTLDEKDNDTARNIFQYVIENSSEPDIIIQSHLNIINIELKNKSSKKINEIENKFNSLLEEYGKSNEAVNLKIAYANFLAFEKEQPTNASQLLKTLLKDPLNKYDEAYIKMALGDILVYDEKFNQALIYYSQIQKLLKNDVLSQEARFKVAQTSFYKGDFNWAETQLKVLKSSTSQLIANDALQLKLLISDNSLEDSTQTALKIYAKASLLAYQNKPHDAIKLLNEILINHKGESIEDEALFKQAQLFEENKEYEKAKINYLKIIEFYSNGILADDAIFNLAELYHNYFNNNNEAMALYERIIFNHPDSIYYVESRKKYRRLRGDAIN; via the coding sequence ATGAAGCGTATACTTTTCATATTACTGTTTATTGTATATAACATATCTTTTTCACAAGACGCCAGGTTAGCCAAATACTATTTTGATGGAGGCGACTATGAAAAATCTCTTGTGTATTATGAAAAGTTGCACAATAAATATCCACTGAATACCAGTCACTTATTCTCATTAGTGTTTTGTTACCAACAATTGGAAAAATATGACGAAGCCGAGAAAATATTGTTAAAAGCTTTAGCAAACAGCAAAGTAAACACCCCTCTATTACATATAGAAATAGGATATAATTACTCGTTAAAAAGTAATGACAGAGAAGCGGACAGGAATTATGAAATTGCCCTTAAATCTATAAATGAAAACGCTTCTTACGCATATACGGTAGGCAATGCTTTCAGAAAAAAATCACTGTTAGAATATGCTATAAAAGCATTTAAACTGGGAATGGCCGTAAACCCGGACCTTAATTTTAATTACGATCTGGCATACATCTATGGCGAAATGGGTGATATTGAAGGAATGTATAATACTTACCTTGACCTTATTGCTTATCAACAATCGTATTTAGGAAATGTCCAGCGTAATATCGGAAGATTTATTTCTGATGAAGAAACAGGAGGAAATAATCAATTACTCAAAAAATTACTTTTAAAAAGGGTTCAGTCTGACCCTAACCTTGTTTGGAACGAATTATTAAGTTGGCTGTTTATTCAGCAAAAACATTTTTCCAGCGCATTTGCCCAAGAAAAAGCTATCTATAAAAGATCTGACGAAGCTTCATTAAACAGAATTATTGAATTAGGATTAGTTACCCTCGATGAAAAAGACAATGACACTGCCAGAAACATTTTTCAATATGTTATAGAAAACTCTTCAGAGCCGGATATAATCATTCAATCACATTTAAATATCATAAATATTGAACTTAAAAATAAATCGTCAAAAAAAATAAATGAAATAGAAAATAAATTCAATTCATTACTTGAGGAATACGGGAAATCAAACGAAGCCGTTAACCTGAAAATAGCCTATGCCAATTTTCTGGCGTTTGAAAAAGAACAGCCAACAAATGCTTCGCAATTACTAAAAACGCTACTAAAAGATCCTTTAAACAAATATGACGAAGCATATATAAAAATGGCCCTTGGAGATATTTTAGTATATGACGAAAAATTTAATCAGGCACTTATATATTATTCACAAATCCAAAAATTATTAAAAAATGATGTGCTTTCCCAGGAAGCACGTTTTAAAGTGGCCCAAACCAGCTTTTATAAAGGAGATTTTAATTGGGCAGAAACACAATTGAAAGTATTAAAGTCTTCCACCTCTCAATTAATTGCCAATGATGCTTTACAATTAAAACTTTTGATTTCAGATAATTCACTGGAAGATTCAACTCAAACTGCCTTAAAAATTTATGCAAAAGCCAGTTTACTGGCTTATCAAAACAAACCGCATGATGCCATAAAACTGTTAAATGAAATTTTAATCAACCACAAAGGAGAAAGTATTGAAGATGAAGCACTCTTTAAACAGGCACAATTGTTTGAAGAAAATAAAGAATATGAAAAAGCAAAAATCAATTACTTAAAAATAATAGAATTCTACAGCAATGGTATACTGGCCGATGACGCTATTTTTAATCTCGCTGAATTATACCACAATTATTTTAATAACAATAACGAAGCTATGGCATTATACGAACGTATAATATTCAACCATCCCGATAGCATTTATTATGTAGAATCACGAAAAAAATATCGTCGTTTACGCGGAGACGCCATCAATTAA
- the serS gene encoding serine--tRNA ligase translates to MLQVQFIRENKEQVITSLKKRNLDAAEIINEVISLDEDRRNIQAKLDTTLAESNKLSKEIGNLFKSGDHNKANELKAKTGDLKELSKELSDKLNEKSGLLTELLYKVPNIPHHLVPAGNNEEDNEEVFKEGAVPDLGENALPHWELAKKYDIIDFDLGAKITGAGFPVYKGKGAKLQRALITYFLDKNTEAGYKEFQVPHVVNEASGYGTGQLPDKEGQMYHITADDLYMIPTAEVPVTNFFRDEIINESDFPICCTAYTPCFRREAGSYGAHVRGLNRLHQFDKVEIVRIEHPDNSYKALDGMVEHVKGLLRELKLPYRILRLCGGDLGFTSALTYDFEVFSTAQNRWLEISSVSNFETFQANRLKLRYKDADGKSRLAHTLNGSSLALPRVLAGILENYQTENGIKIPEVLVPYTGFDMIS, encoded by the coding sequence ATGCTACAAGTACAATTTATCAGGGAAAATAAAGAACAGGTAATCACTTCATTAAAAAAACGCAATCTGGATGCTGCAGAAATAATTAATGAAGTAATCTCTTTAGATGAAGACCGTAGAAATATCCAGGCTAAATTAGACACTACTTTGGCCGAGTCTAACAAATTATCAAAAGAAATAGGAAACCTTTTTAAAAGCGGCGATCATAATAAGGCTAATGAACTTAAAGCCAAAACAGGTGATCTTAAAGAGCTTTCAAAAGAACTTTCTGATAAGTTAAATGAAAAATCCGGGTTATTAACCGAGTTACTTTACAAAGTACCAAACATTCCCCACCACCTAGTTCCTGCGGGAAATAATGAAGAAGACAACGAAGAGGTTTTTAAAGAAGGAGCTGTTCCCGACCTGGGAGAAAATGCATTACCTCATTGGGAACTTGCCAAAAAATATGACATTATAGATTTTGACCTGGGTGCAAAAATTACAGGAGCAGGTTTTCCGGTGTATAAGGGTAAAGGTGCCAAACTGCAGCGGGCACTTATCACCTATTTTTTAGATAAAAATACTGAGGCCGGTTACAAAGAATTTCAGGTTCCTCATGTCGTTAACGAAGCTTCAGGGTACGGAACCGGGCAATTACCGGATAAAGAAGGCCAGATGTACCATATAACAGCCGATGATCTTTATATGATTCCTACTGCAGAAGTGCCGGTTACAAATTTTTTCAGGGACGAAATTATAAATGAATCAGATTTTCCAATTTGTTGTACTGCTTATACACCTTGTTTTAGAAGAGAAGCAGGAAGTTATGGAGCTCATGTAAGAGGTTTAAACCGGTTACATCAATTTGATAAAGTTGAAATAGTAAGAATTGAACATCCTGATAATTCATATAAAGCATTGGACGGCATGGTAGAGCATGTAAAAGGATTGCTTAGAGAGCTTAAACTTCCATACAGGATTTTAAGGCTATGCGGAGGCGACCTTGGCTTTACCTCTGCCCTTACATACGATTTTGAAGTATTCTCCACCGCCCAAAACAGATGGTTAGAAATAAGTTCGGTTTCCAATTTTGAAACATTCCAGGCAAACAGGCTTAAATTAAGATATAAAGATGCTGACGGAAAAAGCCGTTTAGCTCATACCTTAAACGGCAGTTCACTTGCCTTACCAAGAGTACTGGCAGGAATCCTTGAAAATTATCAGACTGAAAACGGCATCAAAATTCCTGAAGTGTTGGTACCTTACACAGGGTTTGATATGATTTCGTGA